Genomic segment of Corynebacterium urealyticum DSM 7109:
CATCCTCATCGCCTTCGTGGCCTTCTGCCTCGCCGCGTCCTCCATCTACCTCATCAACGACGCCCGCGACGTCGAGGCCGACCGCCAGCACCCGACGAAGCGCTTCCGGCCGATCGCTGCTGGTGTGCTGCCGGTCTCGCTGGCCTACATCATGTCGGTGGTGCTCATCGCCCTCGCGGTGGGCGGGTCCTTCCTGGCTAGCTCCGGGCCTGGGCTGGCCATCGTCGTGGCCGTGTACATCGCGCTGCAGCTGGGCTACTGCTTCGGCTGGAAGCACCAGCCGGTGATCGATATCGCCCTGGTCAGCTCCGGCTTCATGCTGCGCGCGATGGCCGGTGGCGTGGCGGCCGGGGTGATCCTCTCCCAGTGGTTCCTGCTGGTCGCGGCCTTCGGTTCACTGTTCATGGCGGCAGGTAAGCGCTACGCGGAGCTGAAACTCTCCCTGCGCTCTGGCGCGAAGATCCGCAAGTCCCTGGAAAGCTACACCCCGACCTACCTGCGCTTCGTGTGGACGCTGGCCGCAACGGCCGTGGTGCTGAGCTACGCGCTCTGGGGCTTTGATCTCTCCCAGCAGGTCAGCGGTGCGGCCGCGGTGTGGTACCAGATCTCCATGGTTCCATTCACGGTGGCGATCCTGCGCTACGCGGCCGATGTGGATCGTGGCGACGGCGGAGCGCCGGATGAAATCGCGCTCAACGACCGCGCTTTGCAGGTGTTGGCGCTGGCCTGGCTGGTGACGATCGGCATCGCGGTCTACGTGGTCCCGGCCCTCTAACACCCAAGAGAGTTTTCAAAACAAAAGTTTTCATACGAACGGCATGGCGTGTCAGATAAAGATTTGATAACGTCATGCCGTTCACTATTCGTCGTTGAGGGATTTTTCATGAACCTTAAAATGAGCTCCATGGTTATGGGCAAGCGCCTCACAGCGGTGCTGGTGGCCATTGCTACTGCGCTCGGCATGGCGACCGTAGTTGCCCCGCAGGCTTCGGCCGATACCCGTGGCGTGCTGCGCCCGGGCTGCACCTGGTCTCCGTACAAGTACTACGTGCAGGACTGCTGGGTCAGTTCGCCGTCGATGGGCCAGAAGATCAAGGTCCAGATCCAGGCCGCCTCCCGTGGCGGCAGCGCCGGCATCTACTTCCTGGACGGCCTGCGTGCTCCTGAGCACTACAGCGACTGGGTGGAGCTGGGGCATGCTCCGCGCAAGTTCGTCAATGATAACGTCACCCTGGCTATGCCGGTCGGTGGCAAGGGTCAGTTCTACACCGACTGGCAGGGTCACTGGGGCGGCACTAATGGCCCGCGTACGCCGCGCTGGGAGACCTTCCTGACCCGTGAGCTGCCGAATTACCTGGCCCGCGAGTTTGGCGTCTCCCGCACCAATAACTCCGTGGTTGGCTTGTCCATGGGTGCGATGGCCGCGATGAACCTCGCCGCGTGGCACCGCAACCAGTTCAAGCAGGTGACCTCCATGTCTGGTTACCTGAACCCGACCTTCCCGGGCATGTACTTCGCGATGGACTACTCGATGAAGGATTCTTCCGGTCCGGGTGCTCGCGTTGAAAACATGTGGGGTCCGCCGGCGAGCCCGGGCCGCTTCCGTAACGACCCGACCCTGAATGTCGGCCGTCTGCAGGGGATGCCGATGTACCTCTCGGCTTCCCTTGGTGGCCCGACGCCGGATATCGACTTCGTGAACAACCCCGTTGTCGGAGCTAGCGCGGTCATGCTGGAGTTCTTCTCCCGCACCTCGACCGGAAAGTTTGAGCTGGCTGCGCGCGGCGCTGGCATCAATCCGGTCGTCAGCTACAGCCCCATTGGTGTTCACAACTGGAATAACTGGGGTAACGAGCTCAATAAGGCTCGCCCGCATATCCTCGGCGCACTGGGTGCTTAATCCAGTCAGAGTGTGATGGGCCTTTACCGACCTCTGAAGGGTTGGTCGTGCCCAGGCTCTTGAAAGAAGGGGCGCCTCCTCAATATTGAGGAGGCGCCCCTTCTTTCTGGCTTTCCGGAAACTTTTCTGCGAGTTGCTGCCAAGTGTGCTTTACAAGCCCTAACGAAACAGTAAGCTTAAGCCTTAAGTGAAGCTTTAGGCTTTGTGGCTACTGAGGCTGGCGAGAAACCCAGGCCGAAGCGGGAGGGGAACCCGCTTCGACCGGGAGATGTCAGCCTGGATCTCGGCCATTTTATTGACGTTCACAAGGACACAAGGAAGTACACATATGCGCATTGCTGCGAAACTCCCCCGCCCGTCCCGTATGGGGAAGGCGACGCTCGCCCTGCCGCTGGCTGCGGCTCTTGCCCTGCCGCTGATGCCAGCTGCCAACGCGCAGAGCGCCGGCAGCAGTCTGGCTGGCGCCAATGGCCCTGGCTCCGGCACTGGCTACCTTGAGCCCCACGACGTTCCGGCCCGCCAGCCCGAGCGTGTGACCGAGCAGGACCTCCCGGGCCTGCCTGAGGGTGTGTCCGTGGACAAGGTCGAGTGGATCACTGACCGCTGGGCAAACGTCTACATCAACTCCGCCGCCATGCCAGACAAGCCGGTGAAGGTCCAGATCCTGCTGGCTCGCGACTGGTACTCGAAGCCGAACCAGAAGTTCCCGACCGTCTGGGCCCTTGACGGCCTGCGCGCCCGCGAGGATGAGTCCGGCTGGACACTGTCCACGAATATTGCGAACTTCTACGCGGATAAGAACGTCAACGTCGTCCTCCCGGTTGGCGGCGAGTCCTCCTTCTACACGGACTGGCAGCAGCCGGATAAGGGCAAGCACTACAAGTGGGAGAGCTTCCTCGTCAACGAGCTCCCGGCTGTCCTGCGCGAGGGCTGGCGCAGCACCGAGGACCGCGCGATCGTTGGCCTGTCCATGGGTGGCACCGCGGCGATGAACCTCGCGCAGCGCTTCCCGAAGATGTGGAAGTTCGTTGGCTCCTTCTCCGGCTACCTGGACACCACCTCTCCGGGCATGCCGCAGGGCATCGGCTACGCCACTCAGGATGGCGGCGGCTACGACGCACAAAAGATGTGGGGTCCGTACGGCTCCAAGGACTGGTACGAGCACGACCCGAAGCTGGGTGTTGGCCTGCTGAAGGACATGTCCGTGTACGTCTCCGCCGGTAACGGCACCCCGGGCAGCCCGGAGGAGAACAGCCCGGCCGGAATCGGCCTGGAGGTCATGTCCCGTCTGACCACCCAGACCTTCCTCAAGGAGGCCAAGAAGAAGGGTGTGAAGGTCACCGCCCACTTCCGTAACTCCGGCATCCACAACTGGCCGTACTGGCAGTTCGAGATGACCCAGGCGTGGCCACAGATCGCTAACGCGCTCTCCCTGCCGGAAGGTGACCGTGGCGCGCAGTGCGCTGCCGGCGGTGCGATCGGCGATGCGCTGAAGGCTAATCCTAAGATCGGTGCCCAGATCGGCGCCTGCGTCTCGGGTGAATACGACGCTGCCCGCGGCGGCAAGGTCCAGGACTACCGTTCCGGCCGTGCCTACTGGCACCCGGACACCGGCGCTCACTTCCTGTGGGGGCGCATCGGTGCTCGCTATGTGGAGATGGGCGCAACCAACTCCTGGCTCGGCTACCCGAAGAGCGAGGAGTACACGATCTCCAACGGCCGCGGCCGCTTCGTTCAGTTCGAGCACGGCAACATCTACTGGACTCACGAGACCGGCGCCTACGCGGTGAAGCACGACATCCTGCGCACCTGGGGCGATAAGGGTTATGAAAACGGCCCGCTCGGCTACCCGGTGGCGAATGCCGAGAAGGTCGGCGACGGCTGGGTGCAGCGCTTCCAGAACGGCGTCATCACCCGTGACAAGGACGGCAAGACGCAGTACGTCCAGGGTGAGATCGCCAAGAAGTACATGGCAGCCAAGGGCCCGGAGTCTAAGCTGGGCTTCCCGATCACCGGCGAGATGGACCTGCCGAACGGCAAGGGTAAGTTCTCCGAGTTCACCGGCGGCTTCATCTACTGGTCCCCGCAAACGGGTGCTCACATCATCTACAAGGGCGCGATCTTCGACGCCTGGGGCGAGGAGAAGTTCGAGCAGGGCAAGTACGGCCTGCCGGTCTCTGACCAGGTCGCGATCCCGGCCGGCGGCGAGGTCGTGCGCTTCCAGGGCGGCGAGATCCAGCAGGTCAACGGAAAGATCGTCAAGAAGTAACGCTCACCCATAGGGTGAGGTCGGGAGGCCAAAACCCGGCAGACCGGGCACCGGGAGGGGCGGCGCGTGCGCCAGCACTCTCCCCGGTGCCCGGTATCGTTTTAACTAGTCAATCCGTTTACTGTGCCTGGCTACTAGCTCCAGCCCCCGGCGGGGTCGTAATATGGCTGACCCGCCGACTCCCGGCACCAATGGAAAGGAAGCGCACTGTGCGAAAGACAAGCCTCCCAACGATGCGGCGGCCGCTGGCCATCCTGGCGAGCCTGACCCTCCTCGGCGCGGCCAGCGCATGTGGCACGGGCAGCACCGTCGACAACTCGGAGCAGGCCGATAACACTGCTGTGCCGAGCATATCTGCATCCGCGACGCCGGATAAGGGGGACGGTGAGAGTAAGGACAAGGACGACTCCAAGGGCGAGGGTGCGTCCTCCGGCGACCACGGTGCGACCGGCCAGGGCGCGCAGGACGGCGCCGTCGAGGAAGTTGACGACGTGCCCGAGGGTGACGACCGCAGCGAGGGGGAGGAGCACTTCCTGGCGGCCCTCGAGAAGTCCGGCGTGCACTTCGACAAGGTGGACGAGGCGAGCCGCAACGCCGTCGAGTCCCAGATCATCGCCGCCGGCTACCACCACTGCCGTGAATCGGATACCCCGCTGATCGGCGTCGCGGCCGGTCAGATGCTCGCCCAGGGGCTCATCGACACGCCCAAGGGGGACGACGCCCTCACCCAGAAGTTCGAATCCATGATGAAGGATCTGCGCACCGCCGCGGATGAAAACCTCTGCCGCTAAGCGTGGCCGGGAGGAAAGAAGAATAATGCGCAAGCCAATCGGCAAATCCGTGACGGTCATCGGCCTGGTGGTGCTCCTGGTACTCATCATCGCAGGCATCGGTTCCTGGCTGGGCACCGATGGGAAGGGTGGTTTCGGTGGACCCGGCTCCAACGAGGGCGTAGGGAGGCCAGGTCGCGAGGCGAGCCCGAACCCGCCGGGCTGCGTGGACTACGAAGTCATCGCCCTGCCCGGTACCTGGGAATCCAAGGCGGACGACGACCCGGTGAATCCGACGGCCAACCCCCGATCCCTGCTGCTGCACGTCACCCGACCGCTGCAGGAGCAGACTGACCCGGAGCGCGTGAAGATCCACACGGTGCCCTATACCGCGCAGTTTAGGAACTTCAACGCGCAGCACGAGATGAGCTACGACGACTCCCGCAAGCAGGGCCTGGGGCGTGCTGTCGGGGAGATTCAGGCGACGCACGAGAAGTGCCCGGCCACGAAGTTCGTCCTCGTCGGGTTCAGCCAGGGTGCGGTCATTGCCGGCGACCTGGCGTCGAATATCGGTAATCACCGCGGCCCGGTGGACCCGTCCCTGATCGCCGGCGTCGCGCTGATTGCGGATGGTCGACAGGAGCCGCAGCACGGCGAGCTCGTGGGAAATAAGAAGAACACCGGCATCGGCGCGGAGGTTGCGCTCCATGCTGTCAACGCCCTCGTGCAGCCCATCGTGCCAGGGGCGACGATGCGCGGCGGGCGCCCGGATGGCTTCGGCGAGCTCAACGACCGCGTGAAGAACTTCTGCGCTGCAGGCGACACTGTCTGCGACGCGCCGCCGACGATCGGCAACGCGGTGTCCCGGGCGAAGGAGCTGGTGGGATCCAACGGCATCCACGCGCACTACGACACGAACCGCGACGTCGTTGACGGGATGACTGCGCCGGAGTGGATCACCAATTGGGTGCGCGACCTCGTTCAACAGCCCATCTAAAACTTCAGACACGAACCCTGAAGTAGTGCATTCAGCACCTAAATAGTTTAGGGTACAAAACAGCAATTTCTGAGCTTTAGGAAGGGACTAGGTGGTCCACCGATGGATATCAACGCAGCCATGGGGCAGTTTTTCGATGAGAACGGCAATATCGCCGTGCCCGATGCACTGACGCTTTCCGGCATGAACGAGATGCTCTTCGCCGGGGCGAAGGCACAGGGAGAAGGCGACAAGGTCCTGTACCGCTACTGGGACTACAACGACTCCGCAGAAGGCGTGCTCCGCGAGTACACCCGCGAGGAGATCAACACCCGAATCAAGGCCGTGTGTGTGCGCCTGCAGCAGGTCACCAAGCGCGGTGACCGGGTGGCCATCCTCGCCAATAACTCGCCAGAGTACGTCTACAGCTTCCTTGGCATCATGTACGCGGGCCTGGTGCCGGTGCCGCTCTACGACCCGACCGAGCCGGGCCACGCTGACCACCTCACCGCCGTGCTGGATTCCTCCACCCCGGTGGCCGTCATGACCAACAAGCGCTCCGCCACTGCGGTCCGCGAGTTCTTCGCGGACCGCCCGGCCCCAGAGCGCCCACGCGTGCTCGTGGCCGACGCCCTGCCGGACAGCCTGGCTGAGCAGTGGCAGAACCCGGCCGAGCTGCTGGCCAAGCACCCGGAGCTCGCGCCGAAGAGCTCCGACGAGGCGTTCCTGCAGTACACCTCCGGCTCCACCCGCACCCCGGCGGGCGTGGTCCTGACGCACAAGTCCATCGTCACCAACGTGCTGCAGATCTTCATCGCCGTGAAGCTGCAGCCGCCGGTGCGCATCGTCAGCTGGCTGCCACTGCACCACGACATGGGCCTGATCCTCGCGGCTTTTGCCTCCATCTTGGGCATCCCGTTCGACCTCATGAGCCCGCGGGACTTCCTGCAGAACCCGGCGCGCTGGATCAAGCAACTGCACAAGCGTGACGACGAGGAGAACATCTACACCGTCGTCCCGAACTTCGCCCTGGAGCTGGCGACCCGCTACGCCAACCCCGCCGACGAGGCGAACGCGGAGCTGCTCGCGGGACTGGATCTCTCCCGCGTCGACGGCCTGGTCAACGGCTCCGAGCCGGTCACCCACGCCTCCGTGGAGCGCTTTCTCGACCTCTTCGCTAACTACCAGCTGCGCCGTGAGACGATGCGTCCGTCCTACGGACTGGCCGAGGCCTCCCTGCTGGTTACCACCCCACAGACCGGAAAGCGGCCGTGGACCCAGTGGTTCGACCGCGAGCAGCTCGCGGGCGGTACCGCGGTGGCGCTGCCGGAGGGTGATGAGGCAGCCATGCCGCTGACCTCCGTGGGTCAGGTCTGCCCCTGGCAGAGCCTCTGCATCGTGGACCCGGAGACCGGCAAGGAGCTCGCGGACGGCCAGGTCGGTGAGCTGTGGACTAACGGTGAGAACACCGCCGCCGGCTACCTCAACCGCGAGGAAGAGACCACCTACACCTTCCGCAACCACCTCCCCGCGGACCACCGCCTGCCGGAGAACTCCCGGGCGGGTAACGCGCCGGAGGATAACTGGATGCGCACCGGCGACCTCGGCGTCATCGTTGACGATCAGGTCTTCATCACCGGCCGCCTGAAGGACCTCGTCATCGTCGCGGGCCGCAACCACTACCCGCAGGACATTGAGGAGACCGCTGCCGCGGCGACGTCCCACGTCAGCCACGGCGCGATCGCGGCCTTCGCGGTGCCGGGTGCTGACCTGGGACAGGACGTCGAGGGTCTGGTCATCCTCGCGGAGCGCACTCCGGAGGCCTCCCCCGTGGAGGATGGCATTGCGGCCAACGACATCCGCGCGGCCGTGTCCAAGATCCACGGCCTGAAGCCGGCGGATATCCGCATCGTGGATGCCGGAAACATCCCGCGCTCCAGCGCAAACAAGATCGCCCGCCGTGTTGCGGCGAAGGCCTACTCGCAGGGCCAGTTCAACTAGAGTTAGGCGGCTCGTCCGTTAGGATGAAAGATTCACTAGGACGCGCCGCATTGCAACGAGAGGAATCACCCGGTCACCATGGCAGAAGATAACGTGGGTCGCGCTCAGCAGGACCACCCCCGGAGCGAAGCAGAGCTCCGGCAGTGGCTGCGTAACTGGGTATCGGAGACCACCGACACCCCGGAGGCGGAGATCCGCGACGATCAGCCACTGGAGGAATTCGGGCTTTCATCCCGCGACGTGGTGATCCTCTCGGGGGAGTTGCAGCGCATGACGGGCCTGTCGGTGGACGCCACCGTGGCCTATGAGCACAACTCCATCGGGGCGCTCGTCGACTACTTGAGTTCCCAAGGTCAGGCGAACGCCCCGGCGGCAACGTCCGCAAAGAGGCGCGCCGTGGGCGGCGAGCAGGCGCCGGGGGAGCGGGACATTGCCGTCGTCGGCATGGCCGGCAGCTACCCGGGTGCCCCGACCACCGACGAGTTCTGGGACCTGCTGATCAGCTACCAGGACGGTATCGGTGAGCTGCCGGAGGGCCGCTGGTCCGAGTGGGCAGAGAACCCGGAGATGGTTCGTCGCATGGCGGACGCGCAGCTCACGGGCGGTTACCTGCCGGACCTGGCGTCCTTCGATGCGGAATTCTTCGGGCTCTCCCCGCTGGAGGCCGCGAACATGGACCCGCAGCAGCGCATCCTGTTGAAGCTGACCTGGGAGGCCCTTGAGGACGCACTGATCCCAGCGAACTCGCTGCGAGGAGACAACGTTGGCGTGTTCATGGGAACCACGAACAACGACTACGCGAACCTCATCATCGCCGACCCGAAGGTCGCCCACCCCTATGCCCTGACCGGCAACTCCAGCTCCATCGTTGCCAACCGCATTTCTTATGCTTTTGACTTCCGGGGGCCGTCGGTTGCGATGGACACCGCCTGTTCCTCCTCGCTGGTGGCGATCCACCAGGCGGTTGGTTCCCTGCGCGACGGCAGCTCCGAGGTTGCGATCGCCGGTGGCGTGAATCTGCTGGCCAACCCCTTCGCTACCGTTGCCTTCTCCGAGACCGGGGTGCTGTCCCCGACCGGCAAGATCCACGCCTTCTCTGAGGACGCCGACGGCATCGTGCGCTCCGACGGCGCCGGCGTGATCGTGCTCAAGCGCCTCTCCGATGCAGTGGCAGCCGGGGATAACATCCTCGGCGTCATCAAGGGGTCGGCGGTGAACTCGGACGGCCGGTCCAACGGCATCACCGCGCCGAACCCGGAGGCACAGTCCGCAGTGCTGCGCGCCGCCTACGAGGACGCGGGAATCGACCCGACGACCGTGGACTACGTGGAGGCCCACGGCACCGGCACCATCCTCGGCGACCCGATCGAGGCCCGCGCGCTTGGCGAGGTGCTGGGCGCGGGGCGCGATGCGGATCACCCGACCCTGCTGGGGTCGGCCAAGACGAACTTCGGCCACACCGAGGCCGCGGCGGGCGTGGCCGGCGTGATGAAGGTCCTGATGGCGATGCGCGAGGGCGTGCTGCCACCGAGCCTGAACTACGTGGGCCCGAACCCGCACATCGACTTCGACGCCCAGCGCCTCGAGGTGGTTGAGGATCCGCGCGAATGGCCGGAGTACTCCGGCCGCCCGGTGGCCGGTGTGTCCGGTTTCGGCTTCGGCGGCACGAATGCGCACGTGGTGATCGCAGCACCGACCGAGGAAGAGCTGCGCGACGCTGCCGCACTGAATGAGGAACGGGCCGCTGGCAAGGCAGACGCCGGCTCGGACGCCGCCGCGGGCACGGACCCGGCCCACCCGCTGATCGACTGGGAGGCCTGCGAGACCCCGGCCGCTCTGCTGCCGGTCTCCGGGTTCCTGCCCTCCCGCCGCCGCCTGGCCGCAGGCGACCTGCGCGACTGGCTTGCCGAGCACGAGTCTGCCGATCTGCTGGACGTCGCCGGGGCGCTCGCCGGCCGCAACCACGGCCGCTCCCGTGGCATCGTCCGCGCTGCCAGCGCCGCCGAAGCCATCGACGGGCTGGAGCGCCTCGCCGAGGGCAAGAAGGGCGCTGCCGTCTTTACCGCGGACTCGCCGTCGGCCACCGGCCCGGTGTGGGTCTACTCCGGCTTCGGCTCCCAACACCGGAAGATGGGCAAGGAGCTCGCCAGCATCTCCAGCTTCTTCGCCGAGCGCCTCGCCACGATCGACGAGATCGTGCAG
This window contains:
- a CDS encoding decaprenyl-phosphate phosphoribosyltransferase, with protein sequence MSNRDPESVFGGEPHTSGIESADATARRYEGTEYDASKTSTSVAAEKPQPPKNLIDGMIKALRPKQWVKNVLVVAAPVAAGGDVIFQGRVLLDILIAFVAFCLAASSIYLINDARDVEADRQHPTKRFRPIAAGVLPVSLAYIMSVVLIALAVGGSFLASSGPGLAIVVAVYIALQLGYCFGWKHQPVIDIALVSSGFMLRAMAGGVAAGVILSQWFLLVAAFGSLFMAAGKRYAELKLSLRSGAKIRKSLESYTPTYLRFVWTLAATAVVLSYALWGFDLSQQVSGAAAVWYQISMVPFTVAILRYAADVDRGDGGAPDEIALNDRALQVLALAWLVTIGIAVYVVPAL
- a CDS encoding alpha/beta hydrolase → MVMGKRLTAVLVAIATALGMATVVAPQASADTRGVLRPGCTWSPYKYYVQDCWVSSPSMGQKIKVQIQAASRGGSAGIYFLDGLRAPEHYSDWVELGHAPRKFVNDNVTLAMPVGGKGQFYTDWQGHWGGTNGPRTPRWETFLTRELPNYLAREFGVSRTNNSVVGLSMGAMAAMNLAAWHRNQFKQVTSMSGYLNPTFPGMYFAMDYSMKDSSGPGARVENMWGPPASPGRFRNDPTLNVGRLQGMPMYLSASLGGPTPDIDFVNNPVVGASAVMLEFFSRTSTGKFELAARGAGINPVVSYSPIGVHNWNNWGNELNKARPHILGALGA
- a CDS encoding alpha/beta hydrolase-fold protein; this translates as MRIAAKLPRPSRMGKATLALPLAAALALPLMPAANAQSAGSSLAGANGPGSGTGYLEPHDVPARQPERVTEQDLPGLPEGVSVDKVEWITDRWANVYINSAAMPDKPVKVQILLARDWYSKPNQKFPTVWALDGLRAREDESGWTLSTNIANFYADKNVNVVLPVGGESSFYTDWQQPDKGKHYKWESFLVNELPAVLREGWRSTEDRAIVGLSMGGTAAMNLAQRFPKMWKFVGSFSGYLDTTSPGMPQGIGYATQDGGGYDAQKMWGPYGSKDWYEHDPKLGVGLLKDMSVYVSAGNGTPGSPEENSPAGIGLEVMSRLTTQTFLKEAKKKGVKVTAHFRNSGIHNWPYWQFEMTQAWPQIANALSLPEGDRGAQCAAGGAIGDALKANPKIGAQIGACVSGEYDAARGGKVQDYRSGRAYWHPDTGAHFLWGRIGARYVEMGATNSWLGYPKSEEYTISNGRGRFVQFEHGNIYWTHETGAYAVKHDILRTWGDKGYENGPLGYPVANAEKVGDGWVQRFQNGVITRDKDGKTQYVQGEIAKKYMAAKGPESKLGFPITGEMDLPNGKGKFSEFTGGFIYWSPQTGAHIIYKGAIFDAWGEEKFEQGKYGLPVSDQVAIPAGGEVVRFQGGEIQQVNGKIVKK
- a CDS encoding cutinase family protein; translated protein: MRKPIGKSVTVIGLVVLLVLIIAGIGSWLGTDGKGGFGGPGSNEGVGRPGREASPNPPGCVDYEVIALPGTWESKADDDPVNPTANPRSLLLHVTRPLQEQTDPERVKIHTVPYTAQFRNFNAQHEMSYDDSRKQGLGRAVGEIQATHEKCPATKFVLVGFSQGAVIAGDLASNIGNHRGPVDPSLIAGVALIADGRQEPQHGELVGNKKNTGIGAEVALHAVNALVQPIVPGATMRGGRPDGFGELNDRVKNFCAAGDTVCDAPPTIGNAVSRAKELVGSNGIHAHYDTNRDVVDGMTAPEWITNWVRDLVQQPI
- a CDS encoding FadD32-like long-chain-fatty-acid--AMP ligase, with protein sequence MDINAAMGQFFDENGNIAVPDALTLSGMNEMLFAGAKAQGEGDKVLYRYWDYNDSAEGVLREYTREEINTRIKAVCVRLQQVTKRGDRVAILANNSPEYVYSFLGIMYAGLVPVPLYDPTEPGHADHLTAVLDSSTPVAVMTNKRSATAVREFFADRPAPERPRVLVADALPDSLAEQWQNPAELLAKHPELAPKSSDEAFLQYTSGSTRTPAGVVLTHKSIVTNVLQIFIAVKLQPPVRIVSWLPLHHDMGLILAAFASILGIPFDLMSPRDFLQNPARWIKQLHKRDDEENIYTVVPNFALELATRYANPADEANAELLAGLDLSRVDGLVNGSEPVTHASVERFLDLFANYQLRRETMRPSYGLAEASLLVTTPQTGKRPWTQWFDREQLAGGTAVALPEGDEAAMPLTSVGQVCPWQSLCIVDPETGKELADGQVGELWTNGENTAAGYLNREEETTYTFRNHLPADHRLPENSRAGNAPEDNWMRTGDLGVIVDDQVFITGRLKDLVIVAGRNHYPQDIEETAAAATSHVSHGAIAAFAVPGADLGQDVEGLVILAERTPEASPVEDGIAANDIRAAVSKIHGLKPADIRIVDAGNIPRSSANKIARRVAAKAYSQGQFN